A single Thermaerobacter sp. FW80 DNA region contains:
- a CDS encoding thioesterase family protein, with translation MANGIAEVMRVKPGFVPGLRAEVKAVVDAGMQAAFDGRVIHPLYSTWALVHHLEHAARRVLEPFLEPHEEGVGYAVEVRHLAPTPVGARVRAVAVLEAVEGNRVVCRVEAYNDLEKIAEGRQVQVVLDRAAFRRRIAELQRRLGTGGTDGGAVRGPQATGG, from the coding sequence GTGGCGAACGGGATCGCCGAGGTGATGCGGGTGAAGCCCGGATTCGTGCCCGGCCTGCGGGCCGAGGTGAAGGCCGTCGTCGACGCCGGCATGCAGGCCGCCTTCGACGGTCGCGTCATCCACCCCCTCTATTCCACCTGGGCGCTGGTCCACCATCTGGAACACGCTGCCCGCCGGGTCCTGGAACCGTTCCTGGAGCCCCACGAGGAGGGGGTGGGCTACGCCGTGGAGGTCCGCCACCTGGCGCCGACGCCGGTGGGCGCGCGGGTGCGGGCGGTGGCGGTGCTGGAGGCGGTCGAGGGCAACCGGGTGGTGTGTCGCGTCGAGGCTTACAACGACCTGGAGAAGATCGCCGAGGGCCGGCAGGTCCAGGTGGTGCTCGACCGGGCCGCCTTCCGGCGCCGCATCGCCGAGCTGCAGCGCCGCCTGGGGACGGGCGGCACCGACGGGGGGGCGGTCCGCGGCCCGCAGGCGACGGGCGGCTAG